A window of Massilia sp. NR 4-1 genomic DNA:
GCGCGCATCACATCGATGGCTTTATAGCCCTGCAGGTCGGCGCGGAATTTGGGCGTGAACAGCTGCTGGCGCATCTGGTCGCTCATGATGGACACGCCGTGGAAATAGCCTTCCACCAGGTCGCGCGACAACGCTTCAAACGTGGTCTTGGCACGGAACACGCGCGGCGCCCAGTCGGCCTTGGGATAAAGGCGTCCCAGGGTGCCGAACAGCGGCTTGCGCAAGCCGATGGGAATGCGGCCGCGCACGCGGTTTTCCGCCATGGCATAGCGGTAGCGGCGGTAGCCTGCCAGATTTTCGTCGCCGCCGTCGCCGGACAGGGCCACCGTCACGCGCTTGCGCGCCAGCTCGCAGACGCGGTAGGTCGGGATCGCCGAACTGTCGGCATACGGTTCGTCGTACAGGTCGGCCAGGGTGTCGAGCAGGCCATAATCGTCGGTGTCCACCGTTTCGACATGGTGATCGGTGCCGTATTGCTGCGCCACTTGCGCGGCGTAAGCCGATTCGTCAAAGGCCTTGTCCTTGAAGGCGATGGAGCAGGTATTCACCGGACCGTCGCTCAGGCCCGCCATCATTGCCACCACTGCGCTGGAGTCGACGCCGCCGGACAGGAATGCGCCCAGCGGCACTTCCGCCACCAGGCGGATTTTGACGGCTTCGCGCAGGCGCTCCACCAGTTCGCCCTCGGCATCGCCCAGGGTCATGCCGGCATGGCGCTTGAAGGGAACGTCCCAGAACTGCTGCGGCTCGGCCAGCGGCGCGCCGACTTTCTGCAGCAAGCGGAAGCCTGGCGACAGTTTCAATGCGCCCTTGTAAATCGTCTTCGGCTCCGGCACATAGCCATAAGCGAAATAATCCTCCACCGCCTGCGGATCGATCTCGCGCGGCAGGCCATTCAACGACCGCAGGGCTTTCAGTTCAGAGCTGAAGACGAAGAAGCCGTCCGGCAGCATGGCGTAGTACATGGGTTTCACACCCATGCGGTCGC
This region includes:
- a CDS encoding XrtA/PEP-CTERM system amidotransferase → MCGIVGILDTRGKREIDQDQLRRMNDTQHHRGPDEGDIYVEPGVGFGHRRLSVIDISLGQQPLGNEDGSVMVCYNGEIYNYRELTAELKALGHTFKTKSDTEVIVHAWEQWGEQCVEHFRGMFAFGLWDRNQQVMFLARDRMGVKPMYYAMLPDGFFVFSSELKALRSLNGLPREIDPQAVEDYFAYGYVPEPKTIYKGALKLSPGFRLLQKVGAPLAEPQQFWDVPFKRHAGMTLGDAEGELVERLREAVKIRLVAEVPLGAFLSGGVDSSAVVAMMAGLSDGPVNTCSIAFKDKAFDESAYAAQVAQQYGTDHHVETVDTDDYGLLDTLADLYDEPYADSSAIPTYRVCELARKRVTVALSGDGGDENLAGYRRYRYAMAENRVRGRIPIGLRKPLFGTLGRLYPKADWAPRVFRAKTTFEALSRDLVEGYFHGVSIMSDQMRQQLFTPKFRADLQGYKAIDVMRAHADQAPTDDPLSLIQYLDMKTYLPGDILTKVDRASMAHALEVRVPLLDHKLVEWISGLPPEMKLNGSEGKYVFKKSMESYLPNDILYRRKQGFAVPLAAWFRGPLRERVRSSLLGPSLAATGIFNQAYLNEMVEQHQSGRRDYSAPIWTLLMFEAFLRKEMQA